The genomic DNA TGATGAAGCTGACGTTTCTAGTAGGAGTTATTGGATAGGCANNNNNNNNNNNNNNNNNNNNNNNNNNNNNNNNNNNNNNNNNNNNNNNNNNNNNNNNNNNNNNNNNNNNNNNNNNNNNNNNNNNNNNNNNNNNNNNNNNNNNNNNNNNNNNNNNNNNNNNNNNNNNNNNNNNNNNNNNNNNNNNNNNNNNNNNNNNNNNNNNNNNNNNNNNNNNNNNNNNNNNNNNNNNNNNNNNNNNNNNNNNNNNNNNNNNNNNNNNNNNNNNNNNNNNNNNNNNNNNNNNNNNNNNNNNNNNNNNNNNNNNNNNNNNNNNNNNNNNNNNNNNNNNNNNNNNNNNNNGGCTCCACAGTCGCACCGGTTGATGAACTGGAGTCAGCTACCCCAGTCATTGTGAGTTCGGATGCACCATAACCCATTGTTCTCAGTAAGTTACATTGTTGTTGCCATATTGCAGTTTGCAGCTTATCATGATAATATGCATGATTAGTACAAAAGGGGATGTTTTGTGCTCCATGCAGCATATACTGTACAGAAATTGGAGACATGATATACTTGTGTAAAAAAAAGCACTAACATTTGATGAATTGTGAACTGCAGGACAACAGGCTGGGAACTGGAAAATTCCGTGCAGCCAAACTTAATTGGTTAGGGTTTTCTGATGGATGTGCAAACCAGGCAGCTCGTTCCTGTATGTGATAATAGTTGTGTAAATCTAATCCACTAGAACTTGTGCGATCGGTATAGGGTGGTTGGCTTAAAAAGAATCACTGTTGTTGATCAGACAATGAAGGTTTTCCTGTAATTTCGAGCTTTTTTCTTGGAGGTGTGTTATGTATGTAACTGTGCATTCCCTTGTGTTTCTCTGTTTGACCATCGGCGACCTTTGGTTACTGTTGTCAGTCTCGTTCTTGCATCGCTGTGTTGGGCTGGGGGATCATGGTTTTGAGTAACCTGCTTGCGTTTGGGGATTTGGGGGAAATGTTCTTTCACGTTATATGGTGAGTAGGTTAAGCACATAAATACAGCATGGATACGGTGAGATCTCGATCTATTTATTGGTTCTGGAGGTAGCACCGCCGCTGCCAGGCTAGAACCTGCACAGGCAGAGAATTGAACAAACAACAGAGCTAACGCAGAGGTTATAAGCAGCCATTGTTTAGttactgtcacatcgaatatttagatactaattagaagtattaagcatagattaattacaaaactcattgtacaaatggaggctaatttgcaagacaaatctattaagcctaattagttcatgatttgacaatgtgttgctacagtaaacatttgctaatgatagattaattaggcttaatagattcgtctcgcgaattagcctccatctatgtaattagttttataattaactcatatttaatcatcctaattagcctccgaagattcgatgtgacacggactaaactttaactcaAGGATAAAAACACCCCGTAAAGATAGCCAGTTATTTGTGCATTTCTACCCAATCTGACAACGTTCAGAGAAATAGAATCACGATGCTATTTTGCGGTCCTTGGGTAGATATTAGCCCAGGGAGCGATGGTTGAAGGAAAACAAGCACGTACTTCCAAGATCCAACGAACGAACATGTGCTGAACAAGGAAGCGTCAGGTCAGGCCGTCAGGGTCACTGtagcccagcagcagcagcagaatcAGCGTAACACACAGCGGCGATAGGCCGACGACGAGCTGGCCTCACCTGAGCCTCGAGATGCCCGTTAGGCGTTGGCGCAACGGAGAGGCCGGACGGCGCTGGCCGGGCCCCGTCGGAGCGGCAGGGAAGGGAAGGCCAGAGGTGCCGCCACGTGATGCTCGGCCGCTGCTCCTCCCTAGCCCCCTACCGGCGGCGTTCCAGAAGGATTGCCGCGGCAGCCAAACCAACAGTGCACGCGAAAGCTGCAGCTAGTCTCGCTCCTGCCACAGCCTAACAGGGACGTGCGTGACGCTACAGAAAGCTGCGTCAGTCGCTATCGCGCTCACGCAGCGAGGGTGCCGGGCGGCTTTTATCATGCGGCGCAACGACGAAGCTTggtgccgccgtgccggcgACTCTGCAaaccgcgcgccgcggccggggaaACGGCCGCCAGCCCAGCCGGCGGGATGGTCGAAGCACCGGACGAGCACAGCAGTGTTATGTGGCACAGCGTGCTCATCCAGCAAAACTATCATGTGTTCCAAATGTATATTTACGGGATTAATGTGGTGATCAGTCTTGCTGAACACGTGAATTCCTTCATTACGGCAACCAACATGTACCCACGCTGCCACGCATGACTGGAAAACCAACATTCCTTCAGTACAGAACCAGTGAAtgaaagaggaaaagaaaaaaaaaagacctttACATTGTAACCCCCCTGAAGAGCAGCGGTGGTGTGAAGCGGTACAAACAAGATGTAACATGATTCCAGATATGACATGTAAAACGAACCACACGCTTAACCGACCAAAGTTGACAAGCCCAAACATGTAACATGATTCCAGATCCCAAAGTCAGCAGAACTGGGAAATGCATCCAAGATTTTGAACTAGAATTAATGTACAGTGTGCCCAATAGCAATGTTCCATTCTTTAACAAAAAGATGTTAGTCCTGAGAAGAAACTGGTCAGGCGCACTTAAAACGATTTACACCTTATTGCATCACTGGGAGCAAGATTCCATTATCCCCTGTACACTGAAACCACCCAAAATCTGGCGTCCTCATGTCATACAACCTCTTCGATTGGCAATTTTCCATGGAGGTATGAAATAGCAGCTGTGTAGGTACAAGAGTGAACTTGCATGCTCCAAAGAGAGGGTGAAAAAGGAACAGGGAAGGCCAAGGAAAACAACCTAACTCTTCCCACCAAGGCCCTCGTAAAACAAGATATACCCATGGTCTGTGTTGCCCGAGTATTCATGTGAGGAACCGAAGAATGTTTGCAGGGTCTGCTCCTCGACCATCTCCACGTTTTCGTCGTCAAAGAACAACCAGTGGTTGTGGCTTTTGACGAGGCTCACATAATGCCCATGATTAGGGCCACTTCCGACGTGGACCACGACAGCGAAGAGGGAGTACTCGGTGTCTACGTCATCGGATGTATTACTGAGCTTCAGCTCCATGGGGAATACAACCCGGTATGAAAGCTTCTTATATCGGCCAAGCTGCTCAATGTACTTGAAGCGCTTTAGGTGGATCACCAATATGTGGGGAGCCTTCTTGATCTTCATTCTCTTTTGTGCTTCTTGCAAACTGGAATGGGACCAAATATTTGAGTTCAGAAGTAACAAAGAAATAAAGTCAAGATGATGGTCTCTTCCATAAGGTAGCTACAACTTGTACTTTTGTCAAAATCTACAAGCATAAATTGGGTTCACACAAAGTACAACTAAAGTCAAGATGGTGTGAAGGTAGCTACAGCTAAAGTCAAGATGATGGGAAGGTAGCTACTTCTTGTAATTTTGTCAAAATCAAAATTGGGTTCTCACAAACGTACGAGGGAATTGAGGTCACTAAGGGGTCAGGGCTTAATGCTATTGTGGAGATATACCAAAACAAGGTGCCCGCCAAGGCGCCAAGTAGAATGACAGTGGCCGGTAAAAGTGATATCTCAAAGCTAATGCTGATGATGAAGACAAGAAAAAGACAACCTAGGGGAAGCATGGTAGTTACCTGCAGCATTTGTCACAGAAGAATTTATCCTCTGCATTTAAAGTCTCTGTAGAGCAGAAGTTTTTCAGGCAGCTCGTGATAGAACTATTTTGTTCAATGTCAACACTAAGATCAAGAAATGTTTCATCTCTTGCAGTTACTGTTTCGCATCTTAAGCATCTTGTTTCATTGGTCAATATGCCCTGCAAGGTTTGTATGCATGTAAAGATGACGGGAAATTGAAtctagaagaaagaaaaaacacaagGCACTTTTCAATGAGTTCAGTCACCTGAAAATTCTTATGGACCAGGGTAACGGGTGGCTCCTTTTTAACTCCATTGGCTAAAGGTTGAACTGGACCATTTGGAGCTTTTTCAGGAGATGAAGATTGGGGGGAGTCCTTCGCAGCACTGGACTCCTTTTCCAGAATATCAACAAGTTCATTCAAAAGAAAATTTAAGAACTCGTGTGCATCCTACAGAACCATATGGGAAACATATGTTAGTCAAGAGAAGTGACTGCTTTGAGTCATCATAAAAGCTAATAATTCCTGAAATAACTGCATTTGAAGGTATCACAGTAATTAAACCATTATACAATAGCAGATAAATTTGAGAATGTGACAAGACAGGCAGTACTACACTACAATGATGGGACCACAATTGCTCATATCCATTACTTACAGCTAAAGTAAATATTtctttggagtttgttttatATTGTGTCAATCCAATACGATGATGCTAACATACTACAGCAGATAAAACGAAATAAATTGCTATAACATGTGCAAGTTACCTGGTGCATGTAGCTGCGAAACAACTCATTTTGTTTCTTCACTCTCTGAACAAAACGTTTTGGAGCAATAACACCAGTTTTTTTCTTTGCTTGGCTTATCTGCATGATACACAATGAGCACCCATTATTTCATTCCTAACAGCAATATCTTGCACAAGTTTTAGATAACATATACAAAACACTATGAAGTAACACCAGCACACATGGAAGAAGTGAAATAATGTATTGACAGAAAGATGTCATGTCAAAGTTATTTATTTTAACAACTTTACTTGACAACAGGATCATATTATATGTCAGTTAATCCCATCACCCTAAGCAGGGTGTCCAAAAACCAAGTGTAAAACAAAGGCAGCAATGCTTTGGTAGCCACTACTATAAAGCGCATTAACTGACTTAACATGCCATTATTCAAATCCCAGCAATGATGCTATCCAAGCATGTAACAAgtacatgcatgatgcatccaTGAGAGTGGTATGTTGCATGCAATTCAACACATAGCGTATGTGGCAATAGCAAAATCACCACTAACAGGGGATTTCCAGTTCTTAAgataaaataaataattaaatgaAGATGATCTAGCAGAATGTGGCTTTTCATTTTTCATCAGTATCATCTCTTTAATTATGAAGCAAAAGTAAATCCCCGGCACCTAAATGCATTAAAAGCAGCATAAGGAACATGAAATCCCACATAAATAAATAACTACATATCCATGACTAGGCCTCTATTGATAGTGctatccaaagaaaactataCACATACAGCTAGGGTACTGCACATGTTAGAAGTTCAGCGCAAATAATACAAGTTAGTACGCAGGAAAACAGCATATACCCTGTAAGGAAAAGGAGCAGTTAATTGGATACTTTGTACTCTTAATATGTCAACATCAAAATAGGCATCTGACAGTAACAAAAAATTTCATATATGAGTTCATACATAAACATATATAGACTATGAGAAGAAAGGATTTATTTCATTTTCAGCGCCAATCAGGTAAGCTCTACATAACCATCGCGTCTCTTAAAAGAAGAGTGAAAGACATAACATAAATTCTTCATACCACATGAAACTCAGAAAAAGCGCTACAATTTCCAGTCAAGTTATCTACTCATCATTTCAAACTCCAGTGGAAGTGTTGTCCAAGAAAAGACAATTTTTGCCAAGAAATTACACCACTCCATAGTCCATACTTTTCCAAAGTAATACATTCTAGAACTAGTTACATCATTTGGTGAAAAATTGATCCTACCTACACTTTACCTGCATAAAGAGGTCAGCCAAACAAGTCAAAAGATTTTCCTCTGCGTCTCCTGGATTTTTGTTATTTGCATAATATTCCAGTAACTGCTCCCTGAATGGAATGCAAAAATAGAGTGCCTGAAACAAAAATCACTGTCACGTTAATGTAAATAATGCACTCAAAAGAAATAATATAATGTTAACTGCAATATTTTGCACAGGGTACATATGAAAAGTAGAAAATATTGACCATTAGAAAATAATCTGAAGACAATGTTTTGCAATACTAAAATAACATCTCCCGTCTCTGTTTCTTTATGATGTACACTAATAAGAGGGCCATTTCTAACGTATTCTAGACGCGAGGTGGAGCGTGAGAATTTTATAAAGTGGATGCAGCATGTGGGTGAACAGGATTGGCTTCTTCATAGGCAGCAAATAATGGATGCGGCAATTCTGAAGCAGCACCTCTTTATGCCATGGTGAGCTGCAGATGTAGATTCATACCTCAGCACCTAATACTTTGTATTAATGAAGGGAAAATTGCCCATACCACTCTTTTTGAAGCAATTAGTAAAAATACCACCCCTTCCAACTGGATTTCTATTCCATAGGAATGAAGGTCAACGGGGCAGATTGAGATCAGATCAAAAGCACCattattttccttctttttgtcTTTCCCCAACACACTCTCTCCCGTGGATCCTTGTCCCCAGACGCTAGTGTCGCACCTCCTCTCCAACACCAATGCCCTAATCTCCTCCTGACGCGGCGATGCCTCCCCACAAAACTGCGCCTCCTGCAGCCACCATTGGCGGACCCGGCCATCCCCGATAAGGATGCTGCTCCTGCCGTCACCAAAGCCAGATCCAAGCTTCCTTATGCCTGGTTCGGTTAATCCCCTCCCCAAGGGGATTAATCCCTCCCAACCCCCCTCCAATCCTCTCCAATCCCATTCAAACCGAATAAAGCCTTATCGATGTTCGCTGCACAGCTGACTACTATCGAAACAGGTGTGTGTATGGTTGGATTTGGGGGGtgcgggagggggggggggggggttctcAATCAGTCTCAATCAGCATGGCGCCCCCTTCATTGCCTTACTATAGTGGTGGAAGCATACAACAGGAGCTGTAACATGTCCTTCGCGATGCGCCGGACTCGGCAACACCCAGATTTGTGATTTGCCATGGGAAGGCAGCGGCAGGTAGTGCCACAGCGAAGAAGATGGGGTGGTGCCAGAGGTACGACACAGTGGCGACCCTGGTGGCAAGGGCTGCAGGGGAGGGTCCAGGAGGACGAGTGAtcggaggaggaagacaaccCGAGAGGGACGGATTTCAGGGATTGGTGTGGGCGTGGTGCCAGAGGAAAGACATGGACCCGAGAGACAAGATCTGCCTCACTCCCCTGGCCTACCCACCACTTAAGGAGAAGGGGGCGGTGACAGTAGACGACAGACTGGTAAAGGGTGGAAATAAAGGGAAGTACCTAGTGCTAAAGTAGTAATCCAGGTCCCGAGTGATATGTTTGCAAAATGGAAAACGCTAAGTGAGTGTGGTATATAAGAAATTTGCCTACTATAAAAAGGAGAACCTGCAGATTACTAGCTACCTAAAATACTATAAAAAAAAAGCTATACTACTTTTCAGGTCACTGAAACTGCAAAGTTTTCAATCAAATGACTTAAGCAGCTGCATGTTGCCTAAATAGGTATCCAAGTCACTTCTGGCGTGACAACCCTGTGCTTGGCTTAAGTCCATGTGCAAGGAGATCTAGACAATATGCACATTACCTAATCAAGAGAAGTGGGTCACGGTAAGTCGGAAGTCATTCATTCACACAAAGTAGTGGTTTTCCAACTCAGAAAAATAAGAGTTGGCATTATGCCATACCTCATTAGCAAGTAGTCTTGCATGAAGACATTGAGACAAAAAGACATGGGTAAGATAATCACTTTTTGTCCAATATTTCGGTTACATGCACAACCAGATTAAATGTCCCATTTAGCGGATTCTAGAGCTATCGTATACGTGGGTGGCCCTAAGATGCAAGAAGCTTACTCTTCCATTCCAAATAAAGGTATTGTGCTACTGGTTGTAAGCTGTAACCATGCTAGAATGGCAAGTGCACAAAATGGCGGATAGCCCTACATTCTTATATATCTCATTGGACCACAAAGTTAATAGTGTGTGTAGAACTGGCATAACAGATATTCACATGTAATATACTAACCCAGAACAGGTCCTGTCATCACGTTACGCAAAGGATTCCAACCATCCAAACATATCAGCACACATGTTACATTACACTAGCACAACTTGTTTCTACCAAACTTTCAAAGGATACTAACCACATCAGCACGCATGCCACATTACAGTAGCGCATCTCGAATCCAGTAAGCAAGTACTAGACAAACATAATCACTAGCATTAGTCAAGGCTATAGAAACACACCGCATAAACAAATCAAGTATGGCGCCAAACCAGGCCATTTCGGAATGGATAACACTGGGCGTCACCAGAGAGCAAGCTACCGCAGCTACCACCTACCAGTACCAGAGGTAGCATAACCAAGCAGCAAATCTACTAGCTCCAGCGGAAGTGTATGCAGACCTGAAGGACACTGTTGCAGTAGCAGGTGTTGCCGAAGTTCTCGAGGCCGAAGTAGCGCTCGCCTTCCGGGAACTGGTCGCCGAGGGCCTTCTCGAGCTTGGAGCCGCTGGCTCCCATGACCATCCACCGGTCCCACCacccggaggcggcgccggcgaggtacCGGAACCCTGACCCGAGCCCTGAGCGGCTCCTCTCGGCCGCCGACGAGGCCTCCACCGTGGGCGATCGCACCGGATTTGCCGTCCTAGGGTTTGGTGgctccccgcgcgcgcgcgcggcggagggagagaggtggaggaggtgggcgGTGGGAGGCCGATGCGAAACCCTAGGGGTTTCGATCCGGGCGGGCGAActcgacgacgaggaggaagaggaaaggaaTCGCtacggcggctgctgctgtcgcTGGAGCAGCTGCTCCTTTCGTTGGGGATTTCTCGCCTCTTTCTGGGGCGATGAAACGGGGGGAGCTTTGCTTGATTTAGATCGGCCTCGCTCGCCGTGGTTGTTCTTGCTGTTTGGTTCGTGGGCAAGCATTTCACTGGACCTGTGGGGCCCGGGCCTATCTGTATTTCTTTACTTCTCTTTCTACCGCAGATCTGAGCGGTTTGTGGCTGCTGTGACGTTGGAATCCATCGTCACATCGAATTACTACTAACCACTAAAAAAATGCAAGCTTCGTTAAGGCTACTTTGGATCATTTGGAAGGCCTGTAGTATCATGGTGTTCGATCATAAATGTCAAGCATGCCCCTATAGCGCTCCACCCTCTTTCTATCGTAGCGTAATGTACCCCTGTAAATTGAGCCTCGTGCTCTTCTTCTCAATCCTGCCTAAAAAACATTCTATCCAAGAATGCCCTATGAATGTCCGTTTGCATGGCATGCATTTCTGCCTTCATTCACTCCACATCAAAGGGATGACATGGCGTCGAAACCATATTAGGCCGATTAAAATCATGCCACGTGGGCAAATCCGGGTGGAAATCCCGTTGAGGGGCTAAAGTAATCCGGTTTTAATAGGAGAGGGGACTAAATTAAGCTAGCATTTTTTTAGAGAGTGGGATGGataaagtggataggtgaggaGAGTTAAAATggatttttttcaaattttatatCAACCAATTGCATGATTAACATTCTATGTTGAATTGTTGAAATAATATTTTTACAATGTTAAACTTGCACAATGTAAAATGTAAAACTAGTACAGTAAAAATATTggattctgaaaaaaaattcatatcaTATCTCATGGAATCAATTAATTCTAATAAATATTATGATTTAAACGGATTTGAAAAGTGATTTATTATCTCCGTTCTAAACtatattttattttggtttttccATATACATAGTTTTTTCTATATATGTAGACATAACGTAGCATAGCGAAAGTTAGAAGAaccaaaatgacttataattaggatggagggagtaatatttaAGAGAAAAATATGTTTTTAAGTTGATGTTTCAAATAAACTCACACTAAATCCTACCTGAGCCAACCAAAGAGCGGACCGTTTCACATGCCACACTAATTAGAGCGCGCCAAGAGGGCTGCTGACGCTCGATCCTCAACAGCCCATCCCCCCTCCCCCAACTTTCCTTTTTCGAAATATAATAACTTACATAGATAACTCCGATACATAACTTCATAATATAACTTTTTAGCACAATTTTAATAGCGTGCATAACTTATGCGTACAACTTCTAGCCTATGTACAATTTGTAAGAATaatttcatttttctatttggaaAGTTGTAACATATGCACATGATTTGTACGAATTTCGCAGTACAACTTTCATGATATGCACAAATAATATTTATCACAACTTTCACAATAAATTTGTTAAAAAATTATGAACATAACTTATAGGCATATACAATATGTACTTAGTACAAATGGTATGAACAATAATTgaaattgaaaagaaaaaaacacacGCGGGTGCGCACAACAGCACCGTTGTTCCGCGTGAGCCATCACGTGCGCGTGGGCCGTGGGGACTGTTCGGCCGCTCGCATCGCGCGCCACGAAGCGTGTCAGCTTGGGCTTGTAGAATCCGTTTTGCGCCATTTCACCCTACAAAAGACCGCCAGTGTAGGTGCAAACTTGATTCTACACGCGAGCGTCACAACGCTCGATTCCACCGACCGTCCTGCCTCCACGTGCATGGAAACCACAGGAGTTAAAGCTTAACGGTCCGCTCAACACTCTCTCCCCCCAGCCTCCATCCAATTTCTTTCCCCATTTTCTTCGCTTGACGCTTGCAGATCCAATCGCTGGGGGAGTGCACGCGCGCATGGGACGGGGCAATAGGCAATAGCGGAGCGAAATCCAGGCGTCGGTCGCCGGCAGGCAGCGAGGCTCGACGGCGGCTTCGCAGGCGGCCCTTCGCGGCGGCACCGTCGGAGAAGGCTCGTGGCCCCCGTGAGCTCCGCCCAACGATGACGCGCTGCGGCTACCTGCGCAAGGGAGCAGCGGCGCCCTAGCCACCGCCGGGAGGGCACGGTGGCGCGACGGGCGGCCCGGTAGAGGAGCGACGCGATGGCggcttttttcttcttttcttttaagATTTTGCTTTCCAAACTTTTGTGTATAACTTTTTTGCTATTTAGTTCCTAAATTTGCTCCACAACGTTGTGATTCgaatttgtttctgatttttgaTAATTTTGTGCATAAATTATGTCCATAACTTTTGGTCAAAAGTTTTGTCACATAATTTTGTTCATAAGTTCTGCACACAAACTTTTTTGTGTGAGAATAATTTATTCGTGCATATTTCCTGTACATAATCTGAGCATATAAATTATTCAAATTTTGTGTTCATAATTTATGCACataattttatttatgtatATAATTTGTACACGTAAAAAAATAATGAGAAATCGTTCACGTGGAGGGGTCCTCCCATCGTGGCCTGGAATATCCGCGAGGCAGACAGCATGTCGGGATCGATGGCTAGTACGCCTTCTAGCGCGCGCTAATTAGCGACTCCCCCAGGCCGCGTGAGGCACGGAGGAGCAGCGAGCGGTCAACGAATATGTCTGCCAGGCACCGCGTGCACGAGTATTAAAGCAGCAGCGGACGGCAGGAGATAAAGGATGGGGCAACAACCGGTTGTGGTTATGATTTTTCGCTCAACTGAGTCCATGTTTGTACTCTATCTTCGTACAGTTGTGCTCGTACTCGTCCTATCACCTCAGCTTTGGtatcttatgtaatgggttttgtaaatagtctacatttaatactcctaattagtatctaaacattcgatgtgacgggtgctaaaaataagtcagtggaagaaaacggggcctttagctcctgtcacatcggatgtttgacactaattagaagtattaaatataggttaattataaaactaattgcataacctCTAgactaaatcgtgagacgaatctattaagcttaattagtccatgatttgataatgtggtgctacagtaatcattcgctaa from Setaria italica strain Yugu1 chromosome VII, Setaria_italica_v2.0, whole genome shotgun sequence includes the following:
- the LOC101760065 gene encoding ubiquitin carboxyl-terminal hydrolase 4, which codes for MVMGASGSKLEKALGDQFPEGERYFGLENFGNTCYCNSVLQALYFCIPFREQLLEYYANNKNPGDAEENLLTCLADLFMQISQAKKKTGVIAPKRFVQRVKKQNELFRSYMHQDAHEFLNFLLNELVDILEKESSAAKDSPQSSSPEKAPNGPVQPLANGVKKEPPVTLVHKNFQGILTNETRCLRCETVTARDETFLDLSVDIEQNSSITSCLKNFCSTETLNAEDKFFCDKCCSLQEAQKRMKIKKAPHILVIHLKRFKYIEQLGRYKKLSYRVVFPMELKLSNTSDDVDTEYSLFAVVVHVGSGPNHGHYVSLVKSHNHWLFFDDENVEMVEEQTLQTFFGSSHEYSGNTDHGYILFYEGLGGKS